In a single window of the Deinococcus yavapaiensis KR-236 genome:
- a CDS encoding penicillin-binding protein, with product MRTIWFAALTLLSAAEAVPKLGEALPRHPWSAAALELVVVYSHDCGDLGALWKDVLASQLPIRVVNAEAIPASAPNGLDVWRGEDATAFSRALKVRVYPTILLVREGRLLNVWEGTFDLGALKALL from the coding sequence GTGAGGACGATCTGGTTCGCGGCGCTCACCCTTCTGAGCGCCGCGGAGGCCGTGCCAAAGCTCGGCGAGGCCCTTCCACGGCATCCGTGGAGCGCGGCGGCGTTGGAACTCGTCGTCGTGTACAGCCACGATTGCGGCGACCTCGGCGCTTTGTGGAAGGACGTCCTCGCCTCGCAACTCCCGATCCGGGTCGTGAACGCCGAGGCGATTCCCGCGTCCGCTCCGAACGGACTTGACGTATGGCGAGGCGAGGACGCCACCGCCTTTTCGCGCGCCTTGAAAGTTCGTGTCTACCCCACGATCCTGCTCGTGCGCGAGGGTCGACTCCTGAACGTCTGGGAGGGGACGTTCGACTTGGGCGCTTTGAAAGCGCTTTTGTAG
- a CDS encoding cytochrome c biogenesis CcdA family protein has translation MSLVEAPPGLGLAFAAGLLSFLSPCVLPLVPSYLGVLGGGKSPILRALGFIAGFALVFVALGATASYLGALLAPNKIVLGRVGAVLIVLFGLMMLGVLRLPLLMRDTRRMESAQGYGAIALGAAFGFGWSPCLGPALGSILILASSNASLPQGVLLLTLYTLGLAVPFFIAALLWRSLNVRKITRLSPLFEKIGGVVLIVVGIMIFTGDFTRLASFFYAVMPQWLKL, from the coding sequence ATGAGCCTCGTGGAAGCTCCTCCTGGCCTCGGCCTCGCGTTCGCGGCAGGACTGTTGTCCTTCTTGTCGCCCTGCGTGCTGCCTCTCGTGCCCTCGTACCTCGGGGTGCTCGGCGGCGGCAAGTCTCCGATTCTGCGCGCCCTCGGGTTCATCGCGGGATTCGCGCTGGTGTTCGTCGCCCTCGGCGCGACCGCGAGCTACCTCGGCGCCCTCCTCGCTCCGAACAAGATCGTGCTGGGCCGCGTCGGTGCGGTTCTCATCGTGCTGTTCGGCCTCATGATGCTCGGCGTGCTTCGCTTGCCGCTCCTGATGCGCGACACGCGCCGCATGGAGTCCGCGCAAGGATACGGCGCGATCGCGCTCGGCGCGGCGTTCGGCTTCGGGTGGAGCCCGTGCCTCGGTCCCGCGCTGGGCAGCATCTTGATCCTGGCGTCGTCCAACGCGAGCCTTCCGCAAGGCGTGTTGCTGCTGACGTTGTACACGCTGGGGTTGGCCGTGCCCTTCTTCATCGCGGCGTTGCTGTGGCGCAGCCTCAACGTCCGCAAAATCACTCGCCTCTCGCCGCTGTTCGAGAAGATCGGCGGAGTGGTGCTGATCGTCGTCGGCATCATGATCTTCACGGGCGACTTCACGCGCCTGGCCAGCTTCTTCTACGCGGTGATGCCTCAGTGGCTGAAGTTGTGA
- a CDS encoding long-chain-fatty-acid--CoA ligase: MSHPWYQHYEEGVPRDFQAVAEPIYAALRRSAERFPDRLAVEFVGARFTYKELWSRVNRFAHALQDLGVRQGDRVSIMLPNTPQFVIAFYGAALAGAIVVNTSPLYVSRELEHQLVDSGSETLVMLDAFYPRYEEIQDKVPVKRVIVTGLQDALPFPKNVLYPLKARKDGTFVKVKARGSVYDWRALLAKSGGQPLPIKVHPQEVALLQYTGGTTGTPKGAMLTHVNLASNTAQCRAWMPGLKDGEEIMLAAIPFFHVYGMTTAMNLGISIAASLVLLPNPRDIKMLLSAIDQHRPSVFPGVPTLYNAINQHPDITRYDLTSIKACISGSAPLPAETARKFRELTGGANLVEGYGLTEASPVTHVNPVHGDQRDGIGLPLPGVDSRVVNEAGEEAAQGEIGELWLSGPNVMSGYWRRPQESAKTLCEKDGRTWLLTGDMAVMDHGGYFRIVDRKKDLIIAGGYNIYPREVEEVLYRHPAVLEAAVIGVPDEYRGESVKAFVVFKPGQSATPEELKTLCRRELSPYKVPRSFEVRAELPKTAVGKILRRRLHDEEIAKVGVGT, encoded by the coding sequence ATGAGCCATCCCTGGTATCAGCATTACGAAGAAGGCGTGCCGCGCGACTTCCAAGCAGTCGCCGAGCCGATCTACGCGGCGCTTCGGCGCTCGGCCGAGCGCTTTCCGGATCGCCTCGCCGTCGAGTTCGTCGGAGCGCGCTTCACGTACAAGGAGTTGTGGAGCCGCGTCAATCGCTTCGCGCACGCGCTCCAAGACCTCGGCGTGCGGCAAGGCGACCGCGTCTCGATCATGCTGCCCAACACTCCGCAGTTCGTGATCGCCTTCTACGGCGCGGCGCTCGCGGGCGCGATCGTCGTGAACACCTCTCCCCTCTACGTTTCGCGCGAACTCGAGCACCAACTCGTCGATTCAGGCTCCGAGACCCTCGTGATGCTCGACGCCTTCTACCCTCGCTACGAGGAAATCCAGGACAAGGTGCCCGTCAAGCGCGTCATCGTGACGGGCCTGCAAGACGCCTTGCCCTTTCCCAAGAACGTTCTGTATCCGCTCAAAGCGCGCAAGGACGGGACCTTCGTGAAAGTCAAGGCGCGCGGCAGCGTCTACGACTGGCGCGCGCTCCTCGCGAAGTCGGGCGGTCAGCCCTTGCCGATCAAGGTGCATCCTCAGGAAGTCGCGCTGCTACAGTACACGGGCGGCACGACGGGCACTCCGAAAGGAGCGATGCTCACGCACGTCAACCTCGCGTCGAACACGGCTCAATGCCGCGCGTGGATGCCGGGCCTTAAGGACGGTGAGGAGATCATGCTCGCCGCCATCCCCTTCTTTCACGTGTACGGCATGACGACGGCCATGAACCTCGGCATCTCCATCGCCGCGTCGCTCGTCCTGCTGCCCAATCCGCGCGACATCAAGATGCTGCTGAGCGCGATCGACCAACACCGCCCCTCGGTCTTTCCGGGAGTGCCGACGCTGTACAACGCCATCAACCAACACCCGGACATCACGAGGTACGACCTCACGAGCATCAAGGCGTGCATCTCGGGCAGCGCGCCCCTGCCCGCCGAGACGGCCAGAAAGTTTCGCGAGCTCACGGGCGGCGCCAATCTTGTGGAAGGCTACGGCCTCACCGAGGCGAGTCCTGTCACGCACGTCAATCCCGTTCACGGCGATCAACGAGACGGCATCGGCTTGCCGCTGCCCGGCGTGGATTCGCGCGTCGTCAACGAAGCTGGCGAAGAGGCGGCGCAAGGTGAGATCGGCGAGTTGTGGCTCAGCGGACCGAACGTCATGAGCGGGTACTGGCGACGTCCGCAGGAAAGCGCGAAGACGCTGTGCGAAAAGGACGGGCGCACGTGGCTGCTCACGGGCGACATGGCGGTCATGGACCACGGCGGCTACTTCCGCATCGTGGACCGCAAGAAGGACCTCATCATCGCCGGGGGCTACAACATCTACCCGCGTGAAGTCGAGGAGGTGCTGTACCGACATCCCGCCGTGCTGGAAGCCGCCGTCATCGGCGTGCCCGACGAGTACCGCGGTGAAAGCGTCAAGGCCTTCGTCGTCTTCAAGCCCGGTCAAAGCGCCACGCCCGAAGAGCTCAAGACGCTGTGCCGCCGAGAACTGTCGCCCTACAAGGTGCCGCGCAGTTTCGAAGTGCGCGCGGAGCTTCCCAAGACGGCGGTCGGCAAGATTTTGCGCCGACGGCTTCACGACGAGGAGATCGCCAAAGTCGGCGTTGGCACTTGA
- a CDS encoding transglycosylase domain-containing protein has product MKYVWRTLVFLCSLVVALGVVGVGVIATYGVKWARELPDYRELDALTLESTTRVFARDLTPLGTLVPRLGDANVNRTIVSLDGISPYMLASIVTNEDRRFFEHYGVDPFGIGRQVRRILQNERVQGGSTLTNQLVNNTLLRDMERARTIERKAKEWILSVQVERSFTKEEILQDYLNVIYWGDGGPVELYGLHAAAQAYFGKSPRDLSLAEAAYLTTLVPSPGLYYPRYELQRPYMRALLDRMVEDGWVTRAQANAAWREKLQPRGWRVQYDANGTITSAKLVDRSQTYLKAVTTTRAPHFVRQVEEELIKRFGAERIYRSGGLNVYTTLDPQAQSAAELASRQAIVPSGATLGAVLLDPYTGEVLAMVGQKLVGNNPPREWNNAAQGQRQVGSSIKPLLYTTALSTGQFDQLHEEFDAPTDFPCATCPNGKYAPQNFDGKYYYRDMTLREALDRSLNIPTAKLAVGVGLPTFREKLQSLGLNPPKDSGLSLALGTLETTPLGMAAAYAPFVNGGTWKQPRFIQRVTTAAGEILYDAAQERPTQRRVWSPQVAYLGLDMLMGVVNDQGPQSLAVRAKIPGWQVGGKTGTTNFVKDLWFVGVTPMYVGAVWVGKQEGGGMGNRDFSGTYNPPIWRTMMQGALAGKPPRQFAAPEGITYTQEPRLGVEVAKLDPTYQSAANTQIQHEDERPLYREVNAPQGDGNTVRVALDRRNGRLATEFTPPEAIVERRVRLEDLPGYAPPANPTPLPEETPAPNATKKPSTPASNRPNTDAVPQAPVVPSTPSSGSPAARAP; this is encoded by the coding sequence ATGAAGTACGTTTGGCGCACGTTGGTGTTTTTGTGCTCGTTGGTCGTCGCGCTCGGCGTCGTGGGCGTCGGCGTCATCGCGACGTACGGCGTGAAGTGGGCGCGCGAACTACCCGACTACCGCGAGCTCGACGCCCTGACGCTCGAAAGCACGACGCGGGTCTTCGCGCGCGACCTCACGCCGCTCGGCACGCTCGTTCCTCGCCTCGGGGACGCGAACGTCAATCGCACGATCGTCTCGCTCGACGGCATCAGCCCGTACATGCTGGCCTCCATCGTCACGAACGAGGACCGCCGCTTTTTCGAGCACTACGGCGTCGACCCGTTCGGCATCGGACGGCAAGTGCGGCGCATTTTGCAAAACGAGCGTGTGCAAGGCGGTTCGACCCTCACGAACCAGCTCGTGAACAACACGTTGTTGCGCGACATGGAGCGCGCCCGAACGATCGAGCGTAAAGCCAAAGAGTGGATTTTGTCCGTGCAAGTCGAGCGGTCCTTCACCAAAGAAGAGATCTTGCAAGACTACCTCAACGTCATCTACTGGGGCGACGGGGGTCCGGTGGAACTGTACGGACTGCACGCGGCGGCGCAAGCGTACTTCGGCAAGAGCCCGCGCGACCTCTCGCTCGCCGAGGCGGCGTACCTCACGACCCTCGTCCCGAGCCCCGGCTTGTACTATCCGCGCTACGAGTTGCAACGTCCGTACATGCGCGCCCTCTTGGACCGCATGGTCGAGGACGGTTGGGTGACGCGCGCCCAAGCGAACGCCGCGTGGCGCGAGAAGTTGCAACCGCGCGGTTGGCGCGTGCAGTACGACGCCAACGGCACCATCACTTCCGCCAAGCTGGTCGACCGTTCGCAAACGTATCTCAAGGCCGTCACGACGACGCGCGCTCCGCACTTCGTGCGGCAAGTCGAGGAAGAGCTCATCAAGCGCTTCGGGGCCGAGCGCATCTACCGCTCGGGCGGGCTGAACGTGTACACGACGCTCGATCCTCAAGCCCAGTCGGCGGCGGAACTCGCGTCGCGTCAAGCGATCGTGCCGAGTGGCGCGACCCTCGGCGCGGTGCTGCTCGATCCGTACACGGGCGAGGTGCTGGCGATGGTCGGCCAGAAGCTCGTCGGCAACAATCCGCCCAGGGAGTGGAACAACGCCGCGCAAGGCCAGCGGCAAGTCGGCTCGTCCATCAAGCCGTTGCTGTACACGACCGCGCTCTCGACGGGTCAGTTCGACCAGTTGCACGAGGAGTTCGACGCTCCGACCGACTTTCCGTGCGCGACATGCCCCAACGGCAAGTACGCTCCCCAGAACTTCGACGGAAAGTACTACTACCGCGACATGACGCTGCGCGAAGCGCTCGACCGCTCGTTGAACATCCCAACCGCCAAGCTCGCGGTGGGCGTGGGCTTGCCGACCTTCCGCGAGAAGTTGCAAAGCCTCGGCCTCAATCCGCCGAAGGACTCGGGCTTGTCGCTCGCCCTGGGAACGCTGGAAACCACTCCGCTCGGCATGGCGGCGGCCTACGCGCCCTTCGTGAACGGCGGGACGTGGAAGCAGCCGCGCTTCATTCAGCGTGTCACGACGGCGGCCGGCGAGATTTTGTACGACGCGGCGCAAGAGCGGCCGACGCAACGGCGCGTGTGGAGTCCGCAAGTGGCGTACCTCGGGCTCGACATGCTGATGGGCGTCGTGAACGACCAGGGACCGCAAAGTCTCGCCGTGCGCGCCAAGATTCCCGGCTGGCAAGTGGGCGGCAAGACGGGCACGACGAACTTCGTGAAGGACTTGTGGTTCGTGGGCGTCACGCCGATGTACGTCGGCGCCGTGTGGGTCGGCAAGCAGGAAGGCGGCGGAATGGGCAACCGCGACTTCTCGGGCACCTATAACCCGCCGATTTGGCGCACGATGATGCAAGGCGCCCTCGCCGGAAAGCCGCCTCGTCAGTTCGCCGCGCCCGAAGGCATCACGTACACGCAAGAGCCGCGCCTCGGCGTGGAGGTCGCCAAGCTCGACCCCACGTATCAATCGGCGGCGAACACCCAAATCCAGCACGAGGACGAGCGCCCGCTGTACCGCGAGGTGAACGCGCCGCAAGGCGACGGCAACACCGTGAGGGTCGCGCTCGATCGCCGCAACGGCCGACTCGCCACCGAGTTCACGCCGCCCGAGGCGATCGTGGAGCGCCGCGTGCGCCTCGAGGACTTGCCAGGGTACGCGCCCCCCGCCAATCCCACACCCCTGCCCGAAGAGACCCCAGCGCCCAACGCGACGAAGAAGCCCTCGACTCCCGCGTCGAACCGACCGAATACGGACGCCGTGCCGCAAGCGCCGGTCGTGCCATCCACGCCTTCTTCGGGCTCTCCGGCCGCGAGGGCTCCGTGA
- the ccsA gene encoding cytochrome c biogenesis protein CcsA: MKDRITPVLGVATFVSFAVGLYFAFVSPPDVNQGDLVRLMYLHVPSAWMSYIAYGGTFLFGLVYLITRQRRFDRLAMSSAEIGLLLTALTLLGGSLWARPTWGTYWTWDPRLVTTALALVIYGGYFLVRGLIEDPDRRARVASVIGIAGTLYIPVNYMSVYWWRSIHQTPTFQLLGKTNISADPRMVQALLFNLLAFSIMYFFFLRLRAKLAARVEAREEREFDVRAGAPTLKEV; encoded by the coding sequence ATGAAAGACCGCATCACCCCCGTCCTCGGGGTCGCAACCTTCGTTTCCTTCGCCGTCGGCTTGTACTTCGCGTTCGTGTCGCCGCCTGACGTCAATCAAGGCGACCTCGTGCGGCTCATGTATCTTCACGTGCCGAGCGCGTGGATGTCGTACATCGCGTACGGGGGCACCTTCTTGTTCGGCCTCGTCTACCTGATCACCCGCCAGCGCCGCTTCGACCGACTTGCCATGTCAAGCGCGGAAATCGGCCTTTTGCTGACCGCGCTGACCTTGCTCGGCGGCAGCTTGTGGGCGCGTCCCACTTGGGGAACGTATTGGACGTGGGATCCGCGCCTCGTCACGACGGCGCTCGCGCTCGTCATCTACGGCGGCTACTTTCTCGTGCGCGGCCTCATCGAAGATCCGGACCGGCGCGCTCGCGTCGCGTCCGTCATCGGCATCGCGGGCACACTGTACATTCCCGTCAATTACATGAGCGTGTACTGGTGGCGCTCCATTCATCAAACCCCGACGTTCCAGTTGCTCGGCAAGACGAACATCAGCGCGGACCCGCGCATGGTGCAAGCTCTGCTGTTCAATTTGCTCGCCTTCAGCATCATGTACTTCTTCTTCCTGCGTCTGCGCGCCAAGTTGGCCGCGCGAGTCGAAGCTCGCGAGGAACGCGAGTTCGACGTTCGCGCGGGCGCGCCGACTCTCAAGGAGGTCTGA
- a CDS encoding heme exporter protein CcmB, whose translation MRSGVGWRAVFVVAAKDGRLSGRTRDVLTSTVFFAGMLMLILGFALGPDENRLRTAAAGILWSALALAAAIAAGRAFASEQEAGALEALTLYPVPHETLYLGKLLSTVVQLVVLAVLVVPIAALVYGLGPDAGVSASSWFGFALVVLLGLVGFAATSCFYAAITVNLRAREALLPVLAFPVLVPVVLFSVRATGLLFAGGLSAETSAAVQLLLLYDVAAIVISTLLFPYAIES comes from the coding sequence GTGAGGAGCGGCGTCGGTTGGCGCGCGGTGTTCGTCGTCGCCGCGAAGGACGGACGCTTGTCTGGACGGACGCGCGACGTCCTCACGTCCACGGTGTTCTTCGCGGGCATGCTGATGCTGATTCTCGGCTTCGCGCTTGGGCCGGACGAAAACCGCCTCAGGACCGCGGCGGCGGGCATCTTGTGGAGCGCCCTCGCCCTCGCCGCCGCGATCGCCGCCGGGCGAGCGTTCGCGTCCGAGCAGGAAGCGGGCGCGCTCGAAGCGCTGACCCTCTACCCGGTGCCCCACGAGACGCTGTACCTCGGCAAGCTCTTGTCGACGGTGGTGCAACTGGTCGTGCTCGCCGTGCTCGTCGTGCCGATCGCGGCGCTCGTGTACGGCCTCGGTCCGGACGCGGGCGTGTCCGCCTCGTCGTGGTTCGGCTTCGCGCTCGTCGTGCTGCTCGGTCTCGTGGGCTTCGCGGCGACGAGTTGCTTCTACGCGGCGATCACCGTGAATCTCCGGGCGCGCGAAGCGCTGCTGCCCGTGCTCGCCTTTCCGGTGTTGGTGCCCGTCGTGCTGTTCAGCGTGCGCGCCACGGGCCTCTTGTTCGCGGGAGGGCTGAGCGCCGAGACCTCGGCGGCCGTTCAACTGCTGCTGCTGTACGACGTCGCCGCGATTGTCATCTCCACCTTGCTCTTTCCGTACGCCATCGAGAGTTGA
- the ccmA gene encoding heme ABC exporter ATP-binding protein CcmA, with protein MTAPSLPDHAVQLRGIFVRLEREFVLRSLDLDVRIGEGVAILGANGAGKTTLLRMLSSAISPTRGEGRILGFDVRDRRSVREHVHLLSHEMGLYPDLTPAENLRFALDMHGKKGNVEAALARVDLSRAANRRTRFLSAGMRKRAALARMALLRPPLLLVDEPFANLDAAGRQLTLELLREAREAGSSLILAAHEPDLAARVTDRTLFMRSGQLGDA; from the coding sequence GTGACAGCTCCCTCCCTTCCCGACCATGCCGTGCAACTGCGCGGCATCTTCGTGCGTTTGGAGCGCGAATTCGTCCTGCGCTCCCTCGACCTCGACGTGCGGATCGGGGAAGGCGTGGCGATTCTCGGAGCGAACGGAGCGGGCAAGACGACGCTGCTGAGAATGCTGTCCTCGGCAATTTCACCCACGCGTGGCGAGGGCCGCATTCTCGGATTCGACGTGCGTGACCGCCGCTCGGTACGCGAGCACGTACACCTGCTGTCGCACGAGATGGGCCTCTACCCGGACCTCACGCCCGCCGAGAACTTGCGTTTCGCGCTCGACATGCACGGCAAGAAAGGCAACGTGGAGGCGGCGCTCGCGCGCGTGGATCTTTCGCGCGCCGCCAATCGCCGCACGCGTTTTCTCAGCGCGGGCATGAGAAAGCGCGCCGCGCTCGCCCGCATGGCCCTTCTCCGCCCGCCTTTGCTGCTCGTCGACGAGCCGTTCGCGAATCTCGACGCGGCGGGTCGGCAGCTCACGCTGGAATTGCTGCGCGAAGCGCGCGAGGCGGGCAGCAGCCTCATCCTCGCCGCGCACGAGCCCGATCTCGCCGCCCGCGTCACCGACCGGACCTTGTTTATGCGAAGCGGGCAGCTGGGAGACGCGTGA
- the ccmE gene encoding cytochrome c maturation protein CcmE has product MTTQGAPLAPPRRRRRNPLPYALALALLVAGGGYMLFSSLGNNLVYFLTPLEYQEKAAQFQNRTLRLGGLVQNAEYDAKSQALHFTITDGTASYPVKYQGAVTALFKNNNGVVVEGKMENGTFQASNLLVKHSEEYAAPKSQADIKRLLQNTKLEDTK; this is encoded by the coding sequence GTGACCACGCAAGGCGCTCCCCTCGCGCCGCCTCGGCGGCGCAGGCGCAATCCGCTGCCGTACGCCCTCGCCCTCGCCCTTCTCGTCGCGGGCGGCGGGTACATGCTGTTTTCCAGCCTCGGCAACAACCTCGTGTACTTCCTGACGCCCCTGGAGTACCAGGAGAAGGCAGCGCAGTTCCAAAACCGCACCTTGCGCCTCGGCGGCCTCGTGCAAAACGCCGAGTACGACGCGAAGTCGCAGGCGTTGCACTTCACGATCACCGACGGAACGGCGTCGTACCCCGTGAAGTACCAAGGCGCCGTGACGGCCCTGTTCAAGAACAACAACGGCGTCGTCGTGGAAGGCAAGATGGAAAACGGCACCTTCCAAGCGAGCAATCTTCTCGTGAAGCACTCCGAGGAGTACGCCGCGCCAAAGTCCCAAGCGGACATCAAGCGCCTGCTGCAGAACACCAAGCTCGAAGACACGAAGTAA
- a CDS encoding response regulator: protein MPYTILVADDEPAIRTMLEVILSADGHDIVSVGDGKAALEYLRGHTPDAMLLDANMPFVNGFEICSRVKRIRRLSHVPVMLISAQTDDQLRDHAKLVGADDVVYKPLSGKNLRGRVASLIEGKRTK, encoded by the coding sequence ATGCCGTACACGATTCTAGTCGCCGACGACGAGCCCGCCATTCGTACGATGCTCGAAGTCATCTTGTCCGCTGACGGGCACGACATCGTCTCCGTCGGAGACGGCAAGGCGGCCTTGGAATATCTTCGGGGTCATACGCCCGACGCGATGCTGCTCGACGCCAACATGCCCTTCGTCAACGGCTTCGAGATTTGCAGCCGCGTCAAGCGCATTCGGCGCCTCTCCCACGTGCCCGTGATGCTCATCTCCGCCCAAACCGACGATCAGCTGCGTGATCACGCCAAGCTCGTCGGTGCGGACGACGTCGTCTACAAGCCGCTGAGCGGCAAGAATCTGCGGGGACGCGTGGCGTCCCTCATCGAGGGGAAACGCACGAAATGA
- a CDS encoding heme lyase CcmF/NrfE family subunit: MLNLISFDLSPLGAFGQVALLAALAFTLSGFSLAVLGGVRRDDRLTESASRVTWAVFGFATLALIALWSALLRDDFSVRFVADHSMTVSPLWVKIVSLWGALEGSILLWAWLLALFTFLVATVAKKDALKPWVLASMFVSLLFFVGVNATVASPFTPVANPPAQGAGPNPLLQNHWMMAVHPVLMYIGFVGLAVPFAYGVAALLTGRTGNLWLVQTRRWTLVAWAFLTAAIVAGGWWSYEVLGWGGYWAWDPVENASFVPWLLATAFLHSLQVQERRRILVRWNVWLIVAAYAATILGTFLNRSGVVQSVHAFGNGPVGPVFLGFFGVLILGGLVLATWRAPLLRDEHSVDQPVSREGAYLAGNVVFLVFAIMVVVGTLFPAFVEAIQGTRISVGPPFFNVFAIPLGLLILFLMGVGPLLPWRRAPGEKLLNALRFPALMFVLAVLTGLAVGAHEIGVLLTCGLVAYNIAGLAQLTVRAARQRRAGLVTLVREQPRRYGAYLAHLGIAIVALGFAFSGTYRAETIVTLEQNKAHKALHERLTFLGLGTERLPDRQSVYARVLVDGVEYRPRNNAYVTSRDPVATPAVRYALLGDTYLVVTAYDAKGAWVNIRLIESPLVSWIWWGTLVVVLGAGLTLAAPAPARVPSRSTRVAPATD, encoded by the coding sequence GTGCTGAACCTCATCTCGTTCGACCTGTCGCCGCTCGGGGCGTTCGGTCAAGTCGCGCTGCTCGCCGCGCTCGCCTTCACGCTGAGCGGCTTCTCGCTCGCCGTGCTCGGCGGCGTACGCCGCGACGACCGCCTCACGGAGAGCGCGTCGCGCGTCACGTGGGCCGTGTTCGGCTTCGCCACCCTCGCCTTGATCGCTCTCTGGTCGGCGCTTTTGCGCGACGACTTCAGCGTGAGGTTCGTCGCCGATCACTCGATGACGGTTTCGCCGCTGTGGGTGAAGATCGTCTCGCTTTGGGGCGCGCTGGAAGGCTCGATTCTGCTATGGGCGTGGCTGCTCGCGCTCTTCACCTTCCTCGTCGCGACCGTCGCGAAAAAAGACGCCCTGAAGCCCTGGGTGCTCGCGTCGATGTTCGTGAGCCTGCTGTTCTTCGTCGGCGTGAACGCCACGGTCGCCAGTCCGTTCACCCCGGTCGCCAATCCGCCCGCTCAAGGCGCGGGACCCAATCCCCTCTTGCAAAACCACTGGATGATGGCGGTACACCCCGTGCTGATGTACATCGGCTTCGTGGGACTCGCCGTGCCGTTCGCGTACGGCGTCGCCGCGCTTTTGACAGGCCGCACGGGCAACCTGTGGCTCGTGCAGACGCGCCGTTGGACGTTGGTGGCGTGGGCCTTCCTGACGGCCGCGATCGTCGCGGGCGGTTGGTGGAGTTACGAGGTGTTGGGCTGGGGCGGCTACTGGGCGTGGGACCCGGTCGAGAACGCGTCGTTCGTGCCTTGGCTGCTCGCGACGGCCTTTTTGCACTCGCTGCAAGTCCAAGAGCGTCGCCGTATCCTTGTGCGCTGGAACGTTTGGCTGATCGTCGCGGCGTACGCCGCGACGATCCTCGGAACGTTCCTCAACCGCTCGGGCGTCGTACAAAGCGTGCACGCCTTCGGCAACGGGCCGGTGGGCCCGGTGTTCCTCGGCTTCTTCGGCGTGCTGATCCTCGGGGGCCTCGTCCTCGCGACGTGGCGCGCGCCGCTTTTGCGCGACGAGCACAGCGTCGACCAACCCGTTTCACGCGAAGGCGCGTACCTCGCCGGAAACGTCGTCTTCCTCGTGTTCGCGATCATGGTCGTCGTCGGAACGCTCTTCCCGGCCTTCGTGGAGGCCATTCAAGGAACGCGCATCAGCGTCGGACCACCCTTCTTCAACGTCTTCGCCATTCCGCTCGGGCTCCTCATCCTGTTCTTGATGGGCGTCGGCCCCCTGCTGCCGTGGCGGCGCGCGCCGGGCGAGAAGTTGCTGAACGCTTTGCGGTTTCCCGCCCTCATGTTCGTGCTCGCCGTGCTGACCGGACTGGCGGTCGGCGCGCACGAAATCGGGGTGCTGCTCACCTGCGGGCTCGTCGCGTACAACATCGCGGGGCTCGCGCAACTCACCGTGCGGGCCGCTCGTCAGCGGCGCGCGGGCCTCGTGACGCTCGTGCGCGAGCAGCCTCGTCGTTACGGCGCGTACCTCGCGCACCTCGGCATTGCGATCGTCGCGCTCGGCTTCGCCTTCAGCGGCACGTACCGCGCCGAGACGATCGTGACGCTGGAGCAGAACAAGGCGCACAAAGCCTTGCACGAGCGCCTGACCTTCCTCGGGCTGGGCACCGAGCGGCTGCCCGACCGTCAGTCCGTGTACGCCCGTGTCTTGGTGGACGGCGTGGAGTACCGACCGCGCAACAACGCCTACGTCACCTCACGCGATCCCGTGGCGACGCCCGCCGTACGCTACGCCTTGCTCGGCGACACGTACCTCGTGGTGACCGCGTACGACGCGAAAGGCGCGTGGGTCAACATTCGTCTTATCGAGTCGCCGCTCGTCTCGTGGATTTGGTGGGGCACGCTCGTCGTCGTGCTCGGCGCGGGCCTCACGCTCGCCGCGCCCGCCCCGGCGCGGGTTCCGAGCCGCTCCACACGCGTCGCCCCTGCCACCGACTGA